The following are encoded together in the Arcticibacterium luteifluviistationis genome:
- a CDS encoding DedA family protein, whose translation MEQIADFFQYLTNSEEIIQTGGLIAIVLIVYIENGLFFGFFLPGDYLLFLSGVFCGLVLLKVNIFLLLISVFLAAVLGSFTGYISGYYFGEALENKKENLFFKKKHINRTKRYFEKYGSRTLIIARFLPIVRTFAPIMAGLVKMKIIRFWIYNILGGAIWVLVLVGGGYYFGVHFPWIIDYVHYIIVFFLVITSFTVIKGYFSAKEEIEQEK comes from the coding sequence ATGGAGCAAATCGCTGACTTTTTCCAATACCTCACTAATTCTGAAGAAATCATTCAGACAGGGGGATTGATAGCGATTGTCTTGATAGTTTACATTGAAAATGGCTTATTCTTTGGCTTCTTTTTACCGGGCGATTATCTTCTATTTTTATCTGGCGTATTCTGTGGTTTAGTCTTATTGAAGGTAAATATCTTCTTATTACTTATTTCTGTTTTTCTAGCAGCTGTTCTGGGTTCCTTCACAGGCTATATTTCCGGCTATTATTTTGGAGAAGCTCTTGAAAATAAAAAAGAGAACCTGTTCTTTAAGAAAAAACACATCAATAGAACCAAACGCTACTTTGAAAAATATGGTAGCCGTACCCTTATCATTGCGAGGTTTCTACCTATTGTCAGAACCTTCGCTCCTATTATGGCGGGTTTGGTCAAAATGAAAATTATTCGTTTCTGGATTTACAACATTTTAGGAGGTGCTATTTGGGTGTTGGTTTTAGTAGGTGGCGGTTATTATTTCGGTGTTCATTTCCCATGGATAATTGACTATGTACACTACATCATAGTCTTCTTTTTAGTGATAACATCTTTCACGGTTATCAAAGGTTATTTTTCTGCCAAAGAAGAAATAGAGCAAGAAAAATAA
- a CDS encoding OmpA/MotB family protein, with amino-acid sequence MKSLKWILVSLLFAGTFVSCVSKKKYVDMQSKYKTSDTSLMKCSDDLLTAKQDNQKLRGDLDAANMSLSNTSKLREDQLKDLRSQITDLQKNRDQQVMQVEGLTVLSKAANSNIEKTLSQMSDKDKYIRLLYAAKTKTDSINLALAINLKSSIGLDLDDKDIDIKVDKTVVMINLSDAMMYSSGSYKLTPRASEVLGKIAKVIKARPDLEVMVEGYTDNKPISGSIEDNWELSTKRSASVIRVLQNKYGVDPNRLIAAGRGEYNTLVPNDSQQNMALNRRTRIILMPKLNQFYDLLNPDLASK; translated from the coding sequence ATGAAAAGCTTAAAATGGATATTGGTTTCTCTCTTGTTTGCAGGAACTTTTGTTTCATGTGTTAGTAAGAAAAAATATGTAGACATGCAGTCAAAATACAAGACATCAGACACTAGTTTGATGAAATGTAGTGACGACCTGCTTACCGCAAAACAGGATAATCAAAAGCTAAGAGGTGATTTAGACGCTGCAAATATGTCGCTTTCAAATACTTCAAAACTAAGAGAAGACCAGCTGAAAGATTTGAGAAGTCAGATAACTGACTTGCAAAAAAATAGAGACCAGCAAGTAATGCAGGTTGAGGGTTTAACGGTGCTTTCAAAAGCAGCCAATAGCAATATTGAAAAAACACTTAGCCAAATGAGTGATAAGGATAAGTATATCAGATTACTGTATGCTGCCAAAACGAAAACGGACTCTATAAATTTAGCTTTGGCAATAAACCTAAAGAGCAGCATTGGCTTAGATTTGGATGATAAAGACATTGACATTAAGGTAGACAAGACAGTGGTTATGATTAACCTTTCTGACGCTATGATGTACAGTTCTGGTAGTTATAAACTTACTCCTAGAGCAAGCGAGGTTTTAGGTAAAATAGCCAAAGTAATAAAAGCAAGACCAGACTTAGAAGTAATGGTAGAAGGTTATACAGACAATAAACCAATATCAGGTTCTATAGAAGACAACTGGGAACTTAGCACTAAGCGTTCGGCATCGGTAATACGTGTGTTGCAAAACAAATATGGCGTAGACCCTAACAGGCTTATAGCAGCAGGTAGAGGCGAGTATAACACATTAGTGCCTAATGATAGCCAGCAAAATATGGCTTTAAACAGAAGGACACGCATCATACTTATGCCTAAGTTAAATCAGTTTTATGATTTGCTTAATCCTGACTTGGCATCAAAATAA
- a CDS encoding sensor histidine kinase: MTLRRRISVGAASVFSVFLALACILIYSTSAQYRKTEFINRLQDKALTTAKLLLEVKEVDKQLLKLIDQNTIYKLLDEKTIVFDDASNLIYSSLDDTEIRWNQNDLDLLKKDGFFYRNENDTEVVGMYYDFEQRDYFVITSARDKYGKRKLAYLMYILLVTFFAGSILVWISTRFLIKSLLLPLENFKAQIVNISANKLNHRITGNNRNDEIETLANSFNSMIERIDGAFESQKEFTANASHELKTPLTRIAFQLEGMMQNYTHPPEVLDYLKSIKNDVHQMSDLINTLLLLSRLEKQEKGKDFEKVRVDELIFAAYEEMKKLNPLYDMKFEIVETIGGEYQMEVMGIKALLQIAVNNLIKNAFLYASHNSIQVKIISEPSVGVQVLIENEGQTISKSEQMRLFSSFMRGSNATKVNGYGLGLRITKRILQFHNADLAYESPSSLLNRFRIGFKI, from the coding sequence ATGACATTAAGAAGAAGAATATCGGTAGGTGCAGCCTCTGTGTTTTCTGTGTTTTTGGCTTTAGCCTGTATTTTAATTTACAGCACATCAGCCCAGTATCGGAAAACAGAATTTATCAACAGGCTTCAAGATAAGGCCCTCACCACCGCAAAACTACTTTTAGAAGTTAAAGAGGTGGATAAGCAGTTACTAAAGCTGATTGACCAAAATACCATTTATAAGCTGCTGGATGAGAAGACCATCGTTTTTGATGATGCTTCCAACCTGATTTATAGCAGCCTTGACGATACGGAAATACGCTGGAATCAAAACGATTTAGACCTTTTAAAGAAGGATGGCTTTTTCTATAGAAACGAGAATGATACGGAAGTAGTGGGTATGTATTATGATTTTGAGCAGCGAGATTATTTTGTAATTACTTCAGCAAGAGATAAATATGGGAAAAGGAAATTAGCTTATTTGATGTACATCCTGCTGGTTACTTTTTTTGCTGGAAGTATTTTGGTTTGGATTTCTACTCGTTTTCTTATCAAAAGCTTATTGCTTCCGCTTGAAAACTTTAAGGCTCAGATTGTCAACATTTCCGCTAATAAATTAAATCACCGTATTACAGGGAATAATAGAAATGATGAAATAGAGACACTTGCAAATTCTTTCAATAGTATGATAGAACGCATTGATGGTGCTTTTGAGTCGCAGAAAGAGTTTACTGCCAATGCCTCGCATGAGCTTAAAACCCCACTAACTAGGATTGCTTTTCAGTTAGAGGGCATGATGCAAAACTATACGCACCCTCCGGAGGTGTTAGATTACCTCAAAAGCATCAAAAACGATGTACATCAAATGTCTGATTTGATAAACACGCTCCTTTTACTTTCTCGTTTAGAGAAACAGGAAAAGGGAAAGGATTTTGAAAAGGTGCGAGTAGATGAACTGATTTTTGCGGCTTATGAAGAAATGAAAAAGCTCAATCCACTTTATGACATGAAGTTTGAGATAGTGGAAACTATTGGCGGCGAATATCAAATGGAAGTAATGGGAATTAAGGCCTTGCTTCAAATAGCGGTAAATAACCTTATTAAAAATGCGTTTTTGTATGCTTCGCATAATTCCATTCAGGTTAAGATTATTTCTGAGCCAAGTGTGGGTGTTCAGGTTTTGATAGAAAACGAAGGCCAAACCATTTCGAAGTCGGAGCAAATGCGACTTTTTAGCTCTTTTATGAGAGGTAGTAATGCTACCAAAGTAAACGGCTATGGCTTAGGGCTAAGAATTACCAAACGTATTCTTCAGTTTCACAATGCGGACCTTGCTTATGAGTCGCCATCGTCACTTTTAAACCGTTTTAGGATAGGTTTTAAAATTTAA
- a CDS encoding response regulator transcription factor has translation MMEINALLLEDDKTLVKEVKSFLNSRDIKCDVVFDGEVLFRQIRQSSYDVLLLDINVPLLNGLEVCKRLRREGITTPVIMLTAYGDIQDKKDAFNFGADDYLVKPFHFEELLLRINSILRRGNTDKVHADLLTVGDLEINQTDMVVKRANTTIELTKKEYQLLVFLTKAKGRVVSKQTIAEQIWDIHFETSLNTIEVYINFLRNKIDKGFSKKLIHTKPGFGYYLTADES, from the coding sequence ATGATGGAAATCAATGCCCTCTTACTTGAAGATGACAAAACACTAGTCAAAGAGGTGAAGAGTTTTTTGAATTCTAGAGATATTAAGTGCGATGTAGTTTTTGATGGCGAAGTTCTTTTTAGACAAATTCGCCAGAGTTCTTATGATGTTCTTTTATTAGACATTAATGTGCCCTTATTAAATGGTTTGGAGGTTTGTAAGAGGTTAAGAAGGGAGGGTATTACCACTCCTGTGATTATGCTAACGGCCTACGGCGATATTCAGGATAAGAAAGATGCTTTCAATTTTGGAGCAGATGATTACTTGGTGAAACCTTTTCATTTTGAAGAGTTATTGCTTCGCATCAATTCTATTCTCAGAAGAGGTAATACAGACAAAGTACATGCAGATTTACTAACTGTGGGTGATTTAGAAATAAATCAGACCGATATGGTAGTGAAAAGAGCCAATACTACCATAGAACTAACTAAGAAGGAATATCAACTGCTAGTGTTTTTGACAAAGGCAAAAGGCCGTGTGGTTTCCAAGCAGACTATTGCAGAGCAAATCTGGGACATCCACTTTGAGACTAGCTTAAACACTATTGAGGTTTATATTAATTTCCTCCGTAATAAAATTGATAAGGGTTTTTCTAAGAAACTTATTCATACCAAACCAGGCTTTGGCTACTACCTTACCGCCGACGAGTCATGA
- a CDS encoding OmpA/MotB family protein: MKKLKLVLVPLLLVGFFASCVSKKKYVDSQSKWKTASENLLTCNDDLISASQDISKLKSDLAAANMEVGNVTKFRQEQVKDLKDQITDLQKNRDQQVMQVEGLTVLSQAASNNVDKTLTQLGQKDKYINLLQAARTKVDSINLALAVNLKSSIGLDLNDKDIDIKVDKTVVMINLSDAMMYNSGSHNLTPRAKEVLGKISKIIKSRPDLEVMVEGYTDNQPINNAVAQDNWELSVKRSTSVIRVLQDMYGVDPNRLIAAGRGEYNTMVPNNTAENMAKNRRTRIILMPKLDQFYDLLNPDMAGK; encoded by the coding sequence ATGAAAAAATTGAAACTAGTGTTAGTGCCTCTATTACTTGTAGGCTTTTTTGCCTCATGTGTAAGCAAAAAGAAATATGTTGACAGTCAATCGAAGTGGAAAACAGCAAGCGAAAACCTATTAACATGTAATGATGATTTGATATCTGCCAGTCAAGATATATCAAAGCTTAAAAGTGACCTTGCTGCTGCCAATATGGAGGTAGGGAATGTTACCAAGTTCAGACAAGAGCAAGTAAAAGACTTAAAAGACCAGATTACTGATTTACAAAAGAATAGAGACCAGCAGGTAATGCAGGTGGAAGGTTTAACAGTGCTTTCTCAAGCAGCGAGCAATAATGTAGACAAGACCTTAACCCAACTAGGTCAGAAAGACAAGTATATTAATTTATTGCAGGCAGCTAGAACTAAAGTGGACTCTATAAACTTGGCTTTAGCGGTTAATTTGAAAAGCAGTATTGGTTTAGACTTGAACGACAAGGACATAGATATTAAAGTGGATAAGACTGTGGTTATGATTAACCTGTCTGATGCCATGATGTATAACTCGGGTAGCCATAATTTGACGCCAAGAGCGAAAGAGGTTTTAGGTAAGATTTCGAAAATTATTAAATCGAGACCTGACTTAGAGGTGATGGTAGAAGGTTATACAGATAATCAGCCTATCAATAATGCAGTAGCTCAAGATAACTGGGAGCTTAGTGTGAAAAGGTCTACCTCGGTTATTAGAGTACTTCAAGATATGTATGGTGTAGACCCTAACAGGCTGATAGCAGCTGGTAGAGGAGAGTATAACACTATGGTGCCTAATAACACAGCCGAAAACATGGCCAAGAACAGAAGAACAAGAATTATTTTAATGCCAAAACTTGATCAGTTTTATGACTTATTAAATCCAGATATGGCAGGTAAGTAA
- a CDS encoding UDP-2,3-diacylglucosamine diphosphatase, whose product MKKDIPHIVLEPGKKLYFASDFHLGAPNHAESLLREKRIISWLDHIKTDAQEIFLVGDLFDFWFEYKHVVPKGYVRFFGKLAELVDAGIIIKIFTGNHDLWMADYFKTEIGTEVIHAPVTFSSQGKTFYVGHGDGLGPGDKAYKFLKKSLFNNPICTFLFGRIMHPNLGMFLGNSWSLNSWKKNRAEDVVFEEIVLEKEFLYQYIMNMEKSGSHHDFYIFGHRHIALDSQLNEQTKYVNLGDWIRFNSYGVFDGEQLELKRFQS is encoded by the coding sequence ATGAAAAAAGACATTCCTCACATAGTATTAGAGCCTGGTAAGAAGTTGTATTTCGCTTCTGATTTTCATTTGGGAGCACCCAACCATGCAGAGAGTTTGCTGCGAGAAAAACGTATTATTTCATGGCTTGATCATATCAAGACAGACGCCCAAGAGATTTTTTTAGTTGGAGATTTGTTTGACTTTTGGTTTGAATATAAGCATGTTGTTCCTAAAGGATATGTAAGGTTTTTTGGCAAATTAGCTGAATTGGTAGATGCAGGTATTATTATTAAAATATTTACCGGAAATCACGATCTCTGGATGGCTGATTACTTTAAAACAGAGATTGGCACAGAGGTTATTCACGCTCCGGTTACTTTTTCATCTCAGGGTAAAACCTTTTATGTAGGTCACGGAGATGGTTTAGGACCCGGCGACAAAGCTTATAAGTTTTTAAAGAAGTCTCTGTTTAATAATCCCATTTGTACTTTCTTATTCGGAAGAATAATGCATCCTAACTTAGGAATGTTTTTAGGGAACTCATGGTCGCTTAACTCTTGGAAGAAAAATAGGGCGGAAGATGTGGTTTTTGAAGAAATTGTGTTAGAAAAAGAATTTCTGTACCAATACATCATGAACATGGAAAAGTCTGGAAGCCACCATGACTTCTATATTTTTGGCCATAGGCACATAGCCTTAGATAGCCAGCTAAATGAGCAAACCAAGTACGTTAATTTAGGAGATTGGATAAGGTTTAATTCTTATGGAGTCTTTGATGGTGAGCAGTTAGAGCTCAAGCGATTTCAATCGTAA
- a CDS encoding TspO/MBR family protein, which produces MKKIITFLICLIIPLAVGGISGFATVTGIESWYSTINKPFFNPPNWIFAPMWTTLYAIMGVGLYLIWQSPKSESRKNALIVFGIQLALNFLWSFLFFYFESPGIALIEISVLWIAILMMIVFFRKVNITAGNLQIPYLLWVSFASCHLVAKLISIP; this is translated from the coding sequence ATGAAGAAAATCATAACATTCCTGATATGCCTTATTATTCCGCTTGCAGTAGGTGGTATTTCTGGTTTTGCTACCGTTACGGGCATCGAATCTTGGTACAGCACTATAAACAAGCCATTCTTTAATCCTCCAAATTGGATTTTTGCTCCCATGTGGACTACCCTCTATGCCATTATGGGTGTTGGTCTATATCTAATTTGGCAAAGCCCAAAAAGCGAAAGCCGCAAAAACGCTTTAATAGTTTTTGGGATACAGCTAGCTTTAAATTTCTTGTGGAGTTTCCTATTTTTCTATTTTGAGAGCCCTGGAATAGCTTTAATAGAAATCTCCGTACTTTGGATAGCTATACTTATGATGATAGTATTTTTCAGAAAAGTGAATATCACTGCTGGAAATCTTCAAATCCCTTACCTGCTCTGGGTATCCTTTGCTAGTTGCCATCTGGTGGCTAAATTGATTAGTATTCCTTAA
- a CDS encoding DUF1801 domain-containing protein, translating into MQPYKFRDVEEMLDSLPKEERTITEFLRSLVLDTLPQAKEKLSFNVPFYSLRKNVCHIWPGSVAWGKKTYEGVSFGFTYGSLLLDETNYLDKGTRKQIYSKKFLSLSEIDVTLLKSYIFESALIDEEVYQSKKLKD; encoded by the coding sequence ATGCAGCCTTATAAATTCAGAGATGTAGAAGAAATGCTAGATTCTTTGCCAAAAGAAGAACGCACGATTACTGAATTTTTAAGAAGCTTAGTTTTAGATACATTGCCGCAAGCTAAAGAGAAACTCTCCTTCAATGTACCTTTCTACTCTTTACGGAAAAATGTGTGTCATATTTGGCCTGGTTCTGTAGCTTGGGGAAAGAAAACTTATGAAGGCGTAAGTTTTGGTTTTACCTATGGTAGCTTACTACTTGATGAAACAAACTATTTAGACAAGGGAACCCGAAAACAAATTTATAGTAAGAAGTTTCTGAGCCTTTCAGAAATAGACGTTACGCTTCTTAAATCTTACATTTTTGAGTCTGCCTTGATTGATGAAGAGGTTTATCAAAGTAAAAAGCTGAAAGATTAA
- a CDS encoding LamG domain-containing protein produces MRNTFLILSVLSTLNLFGQKTGKSKITIASECSPTQYVCNLVSDNGNIGEPFSSKVFQGVVDNSVCLDGSVNGNYGCLGSSENQSWFILEVLSSGNLIFSISSSTGGDIDGAIWGILNNDFSNSCTILESNPISCDFFSSGAITLSINNAQSGQKYALLLANFSNSNLSISLNQPQGGSVSYREVKPSVTTGPLIACYTFKNSYRDSIGQTDGVAVGNLEFNEDRFGEINSALKVNGSSSLDINSSLLLNNNYTYSCWFKIDELPVFNTLSTLVSVGGPGVGGDQILALNNNYYIFSNENPVDPFFQSYFKPSVNPTVSSPDFQIKLGSWYHYAGVRGSDSLKLYVDGNLISKEPTELNATYGQSTATIGSRANNDYNFKGIVDDVLIFNRALSNDEVASLYNINNCQFVENPCSLAISINENLNIDTYRQASLFIESGIPNTISSSGIVEYSAGRSIGLNPGFVVESGGVFQTNIGGCR; encoded by the coding sequence ATGCGAAATACGTTTTTAATTTTAAGTGTTCTTAGCACTCTAAATCTATTTGGTCAAAAAACAGGGAAATCTAAAATAACCATTGCAAGTGAGTGCAGCCCTACACAGTATGTTTGCAATTTAGTATCAGATAATGGGAATATTGGTGAGCCATTCTCTAGTAAGGTCTTTCAAGGAGTTGTTGACAATTCTGTTTGTCTAGATGGAAGTGTTAACGGTAATTATGGTTGTTTAGGTTCTTCGGAAAATCAATCATGGTTTATATTAGAAGTCTTATCCAGCGGAAATTTAATTTTTTCTATAAGCTCATCTACTGGGGGGGATATTGATGGTGCTATCTGGGGTATTTTAAATAACGATTTTTCTAATTCTTGTACTATTTTAGAAAGTAATCCAATAAGTTGTGATTTCTTTTCTTCAGGGGCAATTACCCTTTCAATAAACAATGCCCAAAGTGGACAAAAATATGCCTTACTCTTGGCAAATTTCTCGAACTCAAATCTTTCAATATCTTTAAATCAACCTCAGGGAGGAAGTGTATCATACAGAGAAGTGAAACCTTCAGTGACAACAGGGCCTTTAATTGCTTGTTATACTTTTAAGAATAGCTACCGTGACAGTATAGGCCAAACTGATGGAGTTGCCGTTGGAAATCTCGAGTTTAATGAAGACCGGTTTGGTGAAATTAATAGTGCTTTAAAGGTGAATGGAAGTAGTTCATTAGACATTAATAGTTCGTTATTACTTAATAATAATTATACATATTCTTGTTGGTTTAAAATAGATGAGTTGCCAGTGTTTAATACATTATCAACTTTGGTTTCAGTGGGAGGTCCTGGAGTAGGTGGAGACCAAATTCTGGCTCTAAATAATAATTATTATATTTTTTCAAATGAGAATCCGGTGGATCCTTTCTTTCAGTCTTATTTCAAACCTAGTGTAAATCCTACAGTTTCTAGTCCAGACTTTCAAATCAAGTTAGGTAGCTGGTATCACTATGCAGGTGTTAGAGGCTCAGATTCACTGAAATTATATGTTGACGGTAATCTTATTTCAAAAGAGCCAACTGAATTAAATGCCACTTATGGTCAGTCTACTGCTACTATAGGTTCAAGAGCAAACAATGATTATAATTTCAAAGGAATTGTGGATGATGTGCTTATCTTTAACAGAGCTCTTTCAAATGACGAAGTGGCATCACTCTACAATATAAATAATTGCCAATTTGTTGAAAATCCTTGTTCTTTGGCTATTAGTATTAACGAAAATCTAAATATTGATACTTATAGGCAGGCATCACTCTTTATAGAATCGGGCATACCAAATACAATTAGTTCCAGTGGGATAGTTGAATACTCAGCAGGTCGTAGTATTGGGTTAAATCCTGGCTTTGTAGTTGAAAGCGGTGGCGTTTTTCAAACGAATATTGGAGGTTGTAGATAG
- a CDS encoding RraA family protein, with amino-acid sequence MLCPKIGLSQQISKDYMLLLTREWKGERFDDGRPKVSDDILNRMKLVTLEEAWAVLRNHNYKQQFEGNWQLINPDSVMVGRALTATFMPGRPDIQKAIDDKGHNKDGRVQSQNSWPIDLLQKRDVYVADQFGAYKDGPTIGDNLGNSIYAKSGNGIVYDGAIRDIGGLKDIGGFTSFFRSYHPSHHLNNAEKALNTTLVAINHPTRIGEATCMPGDVVLGRDGGVVFIPPHLAEEVVKVSEVVRLRDMFGHQRLREQRYTPGEVDMRWSDVIEKDFSGWLNEHINDLPVSREQVQEILSKRTW; translated from the coding sequence ATGCTCTGCCCTAAAATTGGGCTATCTCAGCAAATTTCAAAAGACTACATGCTGCTCCTCACCAGAGAATGGAAAGGCGAAAGGTTTGACGATGGTCGGCCTAAAGTATCTGACGACATCTTAAACAGAATGAAACTGGTGACACTGGAAGAAGCTTGGGCTGTACTGCGTAATCATAATTACAAACAACAGTTTGAAGGCAACTGGCAACTTATAAACCCTGACTCTGTCATGGTAGGAAGGGCATTAACAGCCACCTTTATGCCTGGCAGGCCAGACATTCAAAAAGCTATAGACGATAAAGGACACAACAAAGATGGACGTGTACAATCTCAAAACTCTTGGCCTATTGACCTTTTACAAAAAAGAGACGTTTATGTGGCAGACCAGTTTGGTGCCTATAAAGATGGTCCAACCATTGGTGACAACCTTGGCAACTCTATTTATGCCAAAAGCGGAAACGGAATAGTATATGATGGTGCCATAAGAGATATAGGTGGACTGAAAGATATAGGTGGTTTTACTTCATTTTTTAGAAGTTATCATCCTTCACACCATCTTAATAATGCCGAAAAGGCATTAAATACCACTCTTGTAGCTATAAATCATCCTACCAGAATAGGTGAAGCCACCTGTATGCCTGGCGACGTAGTTTTAGGAAGAGACGGTGGCGTGGTTTTCATTCCGCCTCATTTAGCTGAGGAAGTGGTTAAAGTATCTGAGGTGGTTCGCTTAAGAGATATGTTTGGTCATCAACGTTTGAGAGAGCAAAGATATACGCCCGGAGAAGTTGACATGCGATGGTCTGATGTAATCGAAAAAGATTTCTCAGGATGGTTAAATGAGCATATTAATGACCTACCGGTTTCTAGAGAACAAGTTCAAGAAATTTTAAGCAAAAGAACTTGGTAA
- a CDS encoding mandelate racemase/muconate lactonizing enzyme family protein, translated as MKRRSFLNKAAITSALTAAPLLNFGREYESAIDRTPKSSMPSDLKITDIKCGYIRGGHSLFVKIYSNQDIVGHGEGVDATPGTYHLVKIMGQRIKGQNPLNVHKLFETIRKSGFFEGAQAGMYVAVLTAVETALWDLAGKALGLPVYQLLGGKFRDSVRVYMDTALYQNRLPKPEDFAEAAKEAVDMGFTAVKFDLDQANDPNKYDKFNWTASPAEMQRMYDQMAATRAAVGPNIDICADMHGKYDAITGERVAKMLEPLNLMWLEEPIAAENTDAYKKITDSTSTPICAGENHYLAHGFRPLLENGAVDIIMPDLQKCGGLGEAQRIANLANLYYVPFAPHMVASYLGAMASAHVCASVPNFMIMEWQIYFHKNPMYREIVTFEGEAVENGFIKVRDVPGIGVEINQEAMRKYAPEGVPFFE; from the coding sequence ATGAAACGTAGATCGTTTTTAAACAAGGCCGCAATCACATCTGCACTTACTGCAGCACCCCTTTTAAATTTTGGTAGAGAATACGAATCTGCTATTGACCGTACTCCCAAAAGCTCTATGCCCTCAGATTTAAAAATCACGGATATAAAGTGTGGTTATATAAGAGGTGGGCACAGCCTATTTGTGAAAATTTACAGTAATCAAGATATAGTGGGGCATGGAGAAGGTGTAGACGCCACGCCGGGAACCTATCATTTAGTCAAAATAATGGGACAGCGAATTAAAGGTCAAAACCCTTTAAATGTTCACAAGCTTTTTGAAACTATCCGTAAGTCTGGTTTTTTTGAAGGAGCACAAGCTGGAATGTATGTTGCTGTGCTAACAGCTGTTGAAACTGCTCTTTGGGATTTGGCAGGAAAAGCACTTGGCTTGCCTGTTTATCAGCTTTTGGGTGGTAAATTCAGAGATTCGGTACGTGTATATATGGATACTGCTTTATACCAAAACAGATTACCAAAACCTGAGGACTTTGCAGAAGCGGCCAAAGAAGCCGTTGACATGGGTTTTACTGCAGTAAAGTTTGACTTAGACCAAGCGAACGACCCAAATAAGTACGACAAATTCAATTGGACTGCCAGTCCTGCAGAAATGCAAAGAATGTACGACCAAATGGCCGCCACACGTGCCGCTGTAGGGCCAAATATTGACATCTGTGCAGATATGCACGGAAAGTATGACGCTATTACTGGTGAGCGAGTGGCTAAGATGTTAGAGCCTTTAAATCTAATGTGGTTAGAAGAACCAATAGCCGCAGAAAACACAGATGCTTACAAGAAAATAACGGACTCTACCTCTACTCCTATTTGTGCAGGAGAAAATCATTACTTAGCTCATGGTTTCCGTCCATTATTAGAAAATGGTGCTGTGGATATTATTATGCCTGATTTGCAAAAATGTGGTGGATTAGGCGAAGCCCAAAGAATAGCCAACCTTGCTAATCTTTATTATGTACCATTTGCACCGCATATGGTGGCATCTTATTTGGGAGCTATGGCATCTGCCCATGTATGTGCTTCTGTGCCTAATTTTATGATTATGGAGTGGCAAATCTATTTCCATAAAAACCCGATGTATAGAGAGATAGTGACGTTTGAAGGCGAAGCTGTAGAAAACGGATTTATAAAAGTTAGGGATGTGCCAGGCATAGGTGTGGAGATAAATCAGGAGGCTATGAGAAAATATGCACCAGAAGGTGTCCCATTTTTTGAATAA
- a CDS encoding DinB family protein, translating into MKKLLTPLNLLITLFIASFSSAMALESPSASKTDMLADFERAKAFSIEYLEAMPADGYAFKPTEDIRSFAGQFLHMADANFGLAAMIAGVENPMGEKKLENDEASQSKVAVIKAVSDSYDFVLTTLKGMDEEQLNDEIKLFNAFELTKGQGMAKIFEHATHHRGQTTIYLRLKGVTPPAEKLF; encoded by the coding sequence ATGAAAAAATTACTGACTCCCTTAAACCTTTTGATTACGCTTTTTATAGCATCATTTTCTAGTGCAATGGCATTAGAAAGTCCTTCTGCTTCAAAAACCGACATGCTAGCCGATTTTGAAAGAGCAAAGGCTTTCTCTATTGAGTACCTAGAAGCTATGCCTGCCGATGGCTATGCTTTTAAGCCTACAGAAGATATTCGCTCTTTTGCTGGACAGTTTTTACACATGGCTGACGCCAATTTTGGTTTAGCTGCCATGATTGCAGGTGTAGAAAACCCAATGGGTGAGAAGAAATTAGAAAATGATGAAGCATCTCAATCTAAGGTAGCGGTCATTAAAGCAGTTTCTGACAGCTACGACTTCGTTCTGACTACCTTAAAAGGGATGGATGAGGAGCAATTAAACGACGAAATTAAGCTTTTCAATGCCTTTGAACTTACTAAAGGACAAGGAATGGCGAAGATTTTTGAACATGCTACCCATCATAGGGGTCAAACCACCATTTATCTAAGGTTAAAAGGAGTTACGCCTCCTGCCGAAAAGTTATTCTAA